TCCGGCAAGGAGTACAGCTCACCGTGGGTCAAATTCTCAATCTCGATGTCCAGCTCTCGGTCGGGGGAGCGACCGAAGTCGTCGAAGTGACGGGTGAACAGCCGCTCGTCGAGACCGAGCGGACCCAACAATCCGACACGATCGAGGAACGTTTCATCCGGGCTTTGCCGATTGATCGTCGCGATTATCTCACCTTCACGTTGCTCGCTCCGGGCGTCGTTGATTCCAATGCGTTTGCCGATAACACCGACTTTCGCGTAGCCCAGACCGCCCAGAGCGGCCTCTCCTTCTACGGCAGCAATGGTCGCGGGAACAACATCACCGTAGATGGGACCGAAGCCAATACCGCGTCGGGCGGCGTCCGACCCACGCTCAGTCAGGAAGCCGTTCAGGAGTTTCAAATCAACCGGAGCAATTATACGGCGGAGAACGGAGGAGCCAGCGGCGGTGTCATCAACATCGTGTCCAAGACCGGTGGAAATGAATTTCGCGGATCGCTTTTCGGCTTCTTCCGGCATGATGCGCTGGACGCCACCGATCCGTTTGCCGTCGTGCTCGAAGGTGACCGATTGCGTCGCATCAAGCCGCCCTCCAACCGCCAGCAGTATGGCGGGACGCTCAGTTTTCCGTTTCGCAAAGATCGGACGTTTTTCTTCGGTTCCTTCGAGAAGCTCAACAAGGATGAGAAAGCCTCGGTGCCGGTGTTGACCGACCGCTCCATCTTCCAGCCGACAGCGGCGCAGACGGCGATTCTCAATGCTCTGGCCGCCAACACGAGCACGACGCCGATCCCCTGCATTCCGGCCAATCCCGCAGCAGCCAATCTTCCTCCGGCGGCCTGTGCTCAGGCGTTGCGGGCAGCCCTGGCCACGCCGCCCGCCACGGTGGCCTTGTTCGAGCGCAATAGCGGCATCTTCCCCTTTACATCCAATGTCCTGCTTTTCTCCGTGCGGCTCGACCATCAGGTGAGCGCCAGTGATCAGCTCTTCTTCCGCTATAACTACGCCAACAACGATGAGGTCAATACCAACCTGCGGGCGCTCGTCGGCTTCTCCCGGGGGAATCAAATCAACAGTTGGGACAGCACGGCTGTGCTCGGATGGAATCACCTGTTCAGTCCGCAGACCATCAACGAGCTGCGCCTCCAGTGGAACTACTTCAACTACGATGTCATCCCCAACGATCCCATTGGGCCGGAATTGAACATCGCCGGCTTTGGCTTTTTCAACCGGGACATTTTCCTGCCGAGCTTCACCATCGAGCGCCGCGGTCATCTGGCCGAGCATCTGACGCACACGCGCGGCACCCATCGCTTCAAGTTCGGCGGCGAGGTGATCCTTCGTGGCAACAACACCGAATCGCACACGTTCTTCCCCGGACGCTTCACCTTCGGCCAGTTACCGGGAAGCGTGCTCAGCCCGCAGTTGGCCACCACGACGCTCACGGCCCTGCAGGCGTTCAATCTCGGCCTGCCGCAGTTCTACCAGCAAGGGTTCGGCGATCCGACCGTTGGAGCGACGCTTCCCTACTACGGCGTCTATGGTCAGGACAGTTGGAACATCCGGCCCAATTTCACCCTCACCTACGGATTGCGCTACGAACTGGACGACCGTCGCGATCCCATGCCCACCGACACGAACAATTTCGCTCCCCGGATCGGCTTCGCGTGGGATCCCTGGGATGATCACAAGACGG
This Blastocatellia bacterium DNA region includes the following protein-coding sequences:
- a CDS encoding TonB-dependent receptor, which translates into the protein MRRDLLGFVLAIIVISPVGGWSQSYVSSAELKGTVTDPNGAVIPGAVVTVSNPDRAITRTVTTDERGEYRVLLLPPGIYQVKVEKSGFVAHVRQGVQLTVGQILNLDVQLSVGGATEVVEVTGEQPLVETERTQQSDTIEERFIRALPIDRRDYLTFTLLAPGVVDSNAFADNTDFRVAQTAQSGLSFYGSNGRGNNITVDGTEANTASGGVRPTLSQEAVQEFQINRSNYTAENGGASGGVINIVSKTGGNEFRGSLFGFFRHDALDATDPFAVVLEGDRLRRIKPPSNRQQYGGTLSFPFRKDRTFFFGSFEKLNKDEKASVPVLTDRSIFQPTAAQTAILNALAANTSTTPIPCIPANPAAANLPPAACAQALRAALATPPATVALFERNSGIFPFTSNVLLFSVRLDHQVSASDQLFFRYNYANNDEVNTNLRALVGFSRGNQINSWDSTAVLGWNHLFSPQTINELRLQWNYFNYDVIPNDPIGPELNIAGFGFFNRDIFLPSFTIERRGHLAEHLTHTRGTHRFKFGGEVILRGNNTESHTFFPGRFTFGQLPGSVLSPQLATTTLTALQAFNLGLPQFYQQGFGDPTVGATLPYYGVYGQDSWNIRPNFTLTYGLRYELDDRRDPMPTDTNNFAPRIGFAWDPWDDHKTVIRGGYGIYYSPIYFQIDYVVNALNVINGFRQIAQVFVPLTGAPVTNPQTGRPLTSADIYRTLLAQRVIGTRTITPEDLRQFGVTITQTGPIPPLTVLFKNSSDYVNAYSQQASLGIDRQLGGDWAVSVSYIFSRTLKITRSRDDNLLPAPIDPALGIRRWSTPFFKNPLLLQDNIYESTARAFYHGFILEVNKRFSHNIALAASYTLSKAIDEVTDFNSDFQPNDQTNLRAERALSAFDQRHKLVIYGILHSPFRGGAGRHPLARFLADFVLTPIFRANSARPFNLLVGSDINGDRHSTTDRPPFAGRNTGIGPNFWTFDLRVARQIGLGSETRRLELTFEAFNLFNRLNFASINNTVGLIPPPFNLTGRRDRRPSEPLGFTSAFDPRRIQLGFRLTF